A single genomic interval of Scylla paramamosain isolate STU-SP2022 chromosome 12, ASM3559412v1, whole genome shotgun sequence harbors:
- the LOC135106054 gene encoding facilitated trehalose transporter Tret1-like, whose product MGTEAEVNMSVNIDVVDPRQENPVHEFYCNGIQSPVYIYNHIESDKTSPTTKPHQYEAAGVHLGDDAGRRASHQETRLKTCCCGRSTPHFEWATFRLTMATLVMALIQIQAGTAFCFSGVTLPQMTDAATEDLFLDPHQAALFGSLVNLGAVAGTCLSWPLLVRLGQRKTLLVGLPFSLLAWFTLAFSPTTWLLQMARFILGLTMSMLTPAANLYLLEISHRKIRGRLLGTMTLSRNLGGLVVTLIGSLPLSWRQVGLLCSIFSVLPILGVFFLPNSPRWLITQNRMDEAHSALVFFRKTTYDPLPELHDITEQAEIKTCSGGSVWRQMKMLFQSETRHTFCVLSLIAVFVAFCGSCPLMTYLVPILQVTNDAVDPYLSAVFCSFTRIFGIIIHIGVVDKLGRKPLIIASFFLCSVCTAAYGFYFHLNGNTNPDINWVPLMLILFFTLFSGVGLPVITVLQGELLPTNCRAAGLSLLTCLLMLGGFTSSHTYYMTVAALGHEGAFWLFSISSILLVIVAILGLQETRGRTLEDISTPRLKAKHSMRLSGTQFKAKQSDHMHKISMNSCSVWSVTLPGTKKPRVI is encoded by the exons ATGGGAACTGAAGCGGAAGTAAACATGAGTGTCAACATAGATGTGGTTGATCCCAGGCAAGAGAACCCCGTGCACGAGTTCTATTGCAACGGAATACAGTCGCCAGTGTACATTTACAACCACATTGAGAGTGATAAAACGTCTCCCACCACGAAGCCACACCAATATGAGGCAGCGGGAGTACATCTCGGCGACGACGCGGGCAGGAGAGCCAGCCATCAAGAGACCCGCCTTAAGACCTGCTGCTGTGGGAGAAGCACACCACATTTTGAATGGGCAACGTTTCGTCTG ACAATGGCCACGCTGGTGATGGCGCTTATACAGATTCAAGCAGGCACAGCATTCTGTTTCTCTGGAGTCACGCTGCCACAGATGACTGACGCCGCCACCGAGGACCTCTTTCTGGACCCGCACCAGGCAGCGCTCTTCG gaaGTCTTGTAAATCTGGGAGCCGTGGCGGGAACTTGCCTCAGCTGGCCACTGCTGGTGAGACTTGGCCAGCGAAAAACACTCCTGGTGGGGCTCCCGTTCTCTCTCCTGGCTTGGTTCACACTCGCCTTTTCACCAACCACCTGGCTTCTTCAAATGGCCCGCTTCATCCTCGGCCTCACCATGAGTATGCTGACACCAGCGGCAAATCTTTACCTCTTAGAAATATCTCATAGAAAGATTCGGGGCAGACTTCTTGGGACAATGACGCTGTCCAGAAATCTCGGAGGTTTAGTTGTTACTCTGATCGGCAGCCTGCCACTCAGCTGGCGCCAAGTGGGACTGCTGTGCTCCATTTTCTCTGTGCTTCCAATTCTGGGTGTCTTCTTCTTGCCCAACTCTCCTCGTTGGCTGATAACTCAAAATAGAATGGACGAGGCTCACTCCGCGCTGGTCTTCTTCCGGAAAACAACTTACGATCCTTTGCCAGAACTTCATGACATCACAGAGCAGGCGGAGATCAAGACCTGCAGCGGCGGCAGCGTCTGGCGGCAGATGAAGATGTTATTTCAGTCAGAAACACGTCATACTTTCTGTGTTTTATCTCTAATAGCAGTTTTTGTAGCTTTTTGCGGAAGTTGCCCTTTGATGACGTATCTTGTGCCTATCCTACAGGTAACAAATGACGCCGTAGATCCGTATCTCAGCGCAGTGTTCTGCAGCTTTACCAGAATATTTGGAATTATTATCCACATTGGTGTGGTCGATAAACTGGGAAGAAAGCCGCTGATCATTGCATCCTTTTTTCTGTGCTCGGTTTGCACTGCTGCTTAtggattttattttcatttaaatgGAAATACAAACCCGGATATCAACTGGGTGCCGCTCATGTTGATACTATTCTTTACTTTATTCTCCGGTGTAGGACTACCAGTGATTACCGTGTTGCAGGGCGAGCTCCTGCCTACCAATTGTCGGGCCGCAGGTCTTTCTCTTCTGACATGTCTTCTCATGCTGGGAGGGTTCACGTCTTCTCACACGTACTACATGACAGTAGCCGCACTGGGTCACGAGGGTGCTTTCTGGCTCTTCAGCATTTCTTCTATACTTCTGGTTATCGTTGCTATTTTAGGTTTACAAGAAACTCGGGGCAGGACCCTGGAGGATATTTCCACGCCTCGTCTAAAAGCAAAACATTCCATGAGGCTCTCAGGCACCCAGTTCAAGGCAAAGCAATCTGATCATATGCACAAAATATCCATGAACTCCTGCAGTGTATGGAGTGTCACTCTCCCTGGAACTAAGAAACCAAGAGTCATTTGA
- the LOC135105418 gene encoding GATA zinc finger domain-containing protein 14-like — protein sequence MLVPTMQGGGDRSLAAMVVVAVVVVVMQPGSTLTKIRGTTLHEEAGLWRLTQADSLCRCQNLCLVMTNCTAVSVQVVLDEETRIKRTSSPATRLDCLFTSHDTPQNHLVPSSSGAVIVMLYEEALTSTTKGTLTTTQHTELTRTPLYNDSTTVNSSPTETLLLTSPATTNLKSTNGATQSSLVPDTTTQLSITTPPESITTLVSITTLPDDITDDINITTLSVNTTTPLTNTDTTPLTNTDTTQLTNTDTTPAINTDTTPAINTDTTPAINTDTTPAINTDSTPAINTDSTPAINTDSTPAINTDTTPAINTDSTPAINTDTTPAINTDTTPAINTDSTPAINTDTTPAINTDTTPAINTDTTPAINTDTTPAINTDSTPLTNTDTTPAINTDTTPAINTDTTPLTNTDTTPAINTDSTPAINTDSTPLTNTDSTPLTNTDTTPHNTSNKHRHNTSNKHRLNTINKHRHNTTDKHRHNTANKHRHNTSNKHRHNTSNKHRLNTINKHRHNTSNKHRHNTSNKHRHNTTNKHSHSTTNNHNRNTTNKHSHNTTNNHNRNTTNKHRHNTSNKHRHNTTNKHSHSTTNNHNRNTTSKHSHNTTNNHNRNTTNKHRHNTTNKHRHNTISSYYHSNTINNYNNSTINSHNTNNNYNHNTSKCSTNNYNHTSNNHNTINNYNTNNHSTINNHNTSNNHNTINNYYTNNNHKTSKYNTNNNYNHNNNYNTSNNHNNNNYNRNHNRAYPGLKPLF from the exons ATGCTGGTGCCCACGATGCAAGGTGGTGGCGATAGGAGtctggcggcgatggtggtggtggcggtggtggtggtggtgatgcagccAGGCTCAACGCTCACCAAGATAAGGGGGACGACCCTGCACGAAGAGGCAGGCCTGTGGAGGCTTACCCAGGCTGACTCCTTGT GTCGGTGTCAGAATCTGTGCCTGGTGATGACGAACTGTACTGCTGTGTCTGTGCAGGTCGTGTTGGATGAGGAGACTAGGATAAAGAGAACATCAAGCCCAGCCACTCGCCTCGACTGTCTCTTCACCTCCCACGACACTCCACAGAATCACCTGGTGCCCTCCTCCAGCGGCGCTGTGATCGTAATGCTTT ATGAGGAGGCCTTAACATCAACAACTAAGGGGACTCTAACTACAACCCAGCACACGGAGCTCACGAGGACACCACTATATAATGATTCAACAACAGTCAACTCAAGCCCAACAGAAACATTGCTGCTGACATCACCAGCAACAACCAACTTAAAATCAACAAATGGGGCCACACAATCCTCATTGGTGCCTGACACAACTACGCAGCTAAGCATAACAACACCACCAGAGAGTATAACTACACTAGTAAGCATAACAACACTACCGGATGATATAACGGATGatataaacataacaacacTATCAGTAAATACAACAACACCACTGACAAACACAGACACGACACCActgacaaacacagacacaacacagctaacaaacacagacacaacaccagcaataaacacagacacaacaccagcaataaacacagacacaacaccagcaataaacacagacacaacaccAGCAATAAACACAGACTCAACACCAGCAATAAACACAGACTCAACACCAGCAATAAACACAGACTCAACACCAGcaataaacacagacacaacaccAGCAATAAACACAGACTCAACACCAGcaataaacacagacacaacaccagcaataaacacagacacaacaccAGCAATAAACACAGACTCAACACCAGcaataaacacagacacaacaccagcaataaacacagacacaacaccagcaataaacacagacacaacaccagcaataaacacagacacaacaccAGCAATAAACACAGACTCAACACCAttaacaaacacagacacaacaccagcaataaacacagacacaacaccagcaataaacacagacacaacaccattaacaaacacagacacaacaccAGCAATAAACACAGACTCAACACCAGCAATAAACACAGACTCAACACCATTAACAAACACAGACTCAACACCAttaacaaacacagacacaacacc acacaacaccagcaataaacacagacacaacaccAGCAATAAACACAGACTCAACACCAttaacaaacacagacacaacaccactgataaacacagacacaacaccgctaacaaacacagacacaacaccagcaataaacacagacacaacaccAGCAATAAACACAGACTCAACACCAttaacaaacacagacacaacaccagcaataaacacagacacaacaccagcaataaacacagacacaacaccACTAACAAACACAGTCACAGCACCACTAACAACCACAATCGCAACACCACTAACAAACACAGTCACAACACCACTAACAACCACAATCGCAACACCActaacaaacacagacacaacaccagcaataaacacagacacaacaccACTAACAAACACAGTCACAGCACCACTAACAACCACAATCGCAACACCACTAGCAAACACAGTCACAACACCACTAACAACCACAATCGCAACACCACTAACAAACACAGGCACAACACCACTAATAAGCACAGACACAACACCATCAGCAGCTACTACCACAGCAACACCAttaacaattacaacaacagcaccatcaatagccacaacaccaacaacaactacaaccacaacaccagcaAATGCAGCACCAACAACTACAACCACACCAGTAACAACCATAACACCATCAACAACTacaacaccaacaaccacaGCACCATCAACAACCACAATACCAGCAACAACCATAACACCATCAACAACTactacaccaacaacaaccacaagacCAGCAAatacaataccaacaacaactacaaccacaacaacaactacaacaccagcaacaaccacaacaacaacaactacaaccgCAACCACAACCGAGCCTATCCAGGGCTAAAACCACTGTTCTAA
- the LOC135105471 gene encoding uncharacterized protein LOC135105471, translating into MQLTLSKRRKKIMNGNILVAEILNLYPWIQTFDGIIKEFLKLEPQADEPDPRVAVLKGLEKYRLPIAILKKRKAVPLYMETLLELYDHDENACLVILGLLHLLGERKDSIFTKVPEEELTTGQSSVYLMVHL; encoded by the exons atgcagttgacactctctaagagacgcaaaaaaataatgaatgggaacattcttgtagcagaaatcctgaacttgtacccgtggattcagacttttgatggc ataatcaaggagttcctgaaattagaaccacaagcggatgaaccagacccaagagtagcagttttgaaagggctggagaaatataggctcccaattgccattctcaaaaaaagaaaagcagttcctctgtatatggaaaccttacttgaactctatgaccacgatgaaa atgcttgcttagttatattggggttacttcacctgcttggagaaaggaaagactccatttttactaag gtaccagaagaagaactaacaacagggcagtctagtgtgtatttgatggtgcacctgtag